The Panicum virgatum strain AP13 chromosome 3N, P.virgatum_v5, whole genome shotgun sequence genome includes the window GTGGAAACAGCATGTGTTTTGTTGTTTCTTTTCTGAAAAGAGTAAAATACACCATGGGTTGtaatatttattaatgtatttttctttttatgCAAAGGAGCAATCTACATGTGAATTGAAAGCTACTGGTTTGGTCATCTCTAAACATAGAATTTAAGAAAACATGTCTTAGTTGTGATATTACGTAGGTACAAGTGTGCAGCAAGCCAGCAACAAGATAGAACGTGCAGAACAAAGGCCATTCTTCTTGCTGCCTTCTAATAGGTAAACCTTCCAAAATTATTGGGGCAAACAAAATCAGCAACCATAATGTGTTCTGTGGATCCTCAAATCTTTTCATGGAGCCATGCGTGCCATCAAGCTGTGCTTAGCTGAGTGAGGCAAACATGCAAATGAAGAAACGGATACAACAGAGGAGAACCAAAATATACGTTCAGTTGTTCTTAACGCACAGGGAAACTATTTGCAGCCTGCAGTGGTGACAGTCCAGTCATTGCACTTGGGCTCATTTACGCAGATGACATGGTTCGCTCAATGTTTTCAATTTAAGCACTGTGATGGATTGCGCCCACTACGCAAGTTTTGATACCCATGGTGCGTtttaatatttctaaaaaaTCGAAATGACTAATCCGCCCCACCCTCGGGCGAAAGAACCACTTCTAAAAATATAGTTTTTCCCCCAATACACGGCCAGGCAATCTGAAATTTTCTGCAATGGGCTAGACAAGAGTCAAGAGCGAGGGTTTTGAAGGCCGTACCGAGATGGCACCCGCGAGGCTAGCGGCAAGGTCGGCTTTGGAGCCGCGGGTGGCGAGGCCGTGCTGCCGGCAGAGCTCCAACAGCTCCCTCCGCTTCATCGCCGAGAACTCCATCCACCCGCCGGAGAGGTTCGGGTCCGGGTCTCTCCTGAATCGCCGCTTGGTAGGGGAGCAACGGGAGAGCGGTGGGGGAATAAGCGCCGCCGGGAGAGACGCAGTGGTTGGTTCGACGCCTTGATGGacatggcgcggcgcggcgcggcgcctcgGGACACGTGCGGTGCGGCGGTATTTCgcaggctgacaggtgggaccgGAGGGCCGTGGTCGTGGTTCTTCCCACCCAAGCGAGAAGGAGGATTAAATTGAAAAACAAAAACAGGAAGAGTTTGAAATTCGAATTTCAAAATTCAGGATCTCCAGTCAGTCAGTCGCGCGAGAGGAAGCAGGAAAGGGCCAGAGCTATAAAAATGATAGATGTAAAATATATATTCAAAAAATATTCATTTTCACTAAAAAGAAGTGTTTAGCATCGAAGGAAAAATTTACACAGGatggaagagaaagaaaatgcaGTTTTTTTTAGATTGGCCAATATTTTTAAAGGCATAGTCGAGTTTAATGGTGTTTGGTTTGTTACCCTAGCTACCCAAGATTGTCGAGCCAAAATTGATTAAATTTCGCCACTATTTTATTGGGTGCCAAAATCTTTATTGGCCTTCCTAGACAATTTTTTGCCGAAATAAAATGGCTCTAAACCTAAACAAAAATGGAGGTTATTGTAGCGATTCGAGCCGAGTTACGGCGGCACGACCCGGCCGGTCCAGATAGTTCCTGGGCCGGCTCGGCCCCAATCGTCGTGCCGAGCTTGGGCCACTGGTGTGGCACAGCCCGTTAATGGCCCGCACTCCCTGCCCATCccacgcctcccctcccctatgGCCCTATATGAAAGGTTGCGCATGCGCTCAAGGGTCCAACCCTAAGCCCCCCTCCAAGGCTTCCCAGCCGCCGCAGTCCCATCTCCTGCCGGCGACGAGAATCCACCAGGTACTAGTTGAattccccgcgcgttgctgcgggaatTTGATATTATAGTTAAGATGATAGTTTGATGTTATAGTTTAGGTAACATATTTGGAGATTAATGTAGAAAAATCTAAATAAAATATTCCTAAGGATATATATATGAAGACAACAAATTAATTTATGAATGATGAATGATAGATGACTATATCCATTCTAATGGACATATGTATAATCTGTGAGTTTTGGAATACAGGTGGCTTtaatagaaaaaggaaaaagactcTCCATCTCATAATACTTGATTTTATATATAGAGTACTTAAATTGTCACATAATAACACTATCAGGATATGATTCTTGCCTGATTTCGCCCGTTGATGGATCCCGTCACAGGCGATGACCAAGACCGTCGGCACGCTCGGCCCCAGGTCACGCTATGTCTATACCATCTCCACCTGCCTCATGCCTGGCATGTCCAGTAATTTCCCACGCCCTCTGTTGCTCTGACTCCATAAAAAAAACTATTCTGCTTTATACTACAACTACAATCCTTTTTTCCCACGACACAATGACACCTTTTGAAGTTTATGCATTTGCTGACATTCTATCATCGAACATAATTTTACCTTTAAGATGAACAGATATAATTATTTTAACGATATTTTGTCCCCGTATATGTACTGCATTATCTATAATTTAGAATATATTTAGCGCACAATAGTTTCAATGGCTTTTGTCAAGTGGTTCACCACATATTTCATGTATAATAATTTAAGGGAACAATTTATAGATGAGGGGAGAGTGACAAAGAACTTGCCTAGTAGATGCGCGCATCGCTGTCTAGTGCATACAGGAGCACAGTGTTTGCTTTCAGAGAATAACCACTTGCAGTATCAGCGTGCTTCCAGTGACGGGAAAGGAAAGAGGGTGCTTGAGCTGGTGTGGTCGAAGCTGctatatgaatatatatatatatatatatatatatgaccatCCATTTCTCCCACCGTTTCGGCTACTCAATGCCATCCTCCACATTCCGCCCGTTACAGTTTCGGAGGAGCCCATGCTTGCTTTTATCTTGCCATGATTAATCGAATGAGTTATTGAAATAACAGGTGAGCAAGTGGAGAAATGGTAACGGTAGTTAAGCACTAAAGCGAGACGCTGAAGGGTCATTGggaactactccctccttccccgtttataaggcatggtggaacatgacacggtcttctaaataacactttgaccatttatttatcatatattatatcattttttattataaatttataatcattgtaaactatatttgattatgaatccaatcatatgaaatttatattataaaaacaaaaatttaatagtcaaattattggtcaaagatgagaaagtttgaatcttgatatacgtgtatgccttataaacggggaaggagggagtattctCAATTCAGTGTGAGGCGAGCGGAGTGGCACTACCTGTTGGAGGAATTGAAGGACGCGTGCACATTTTACATCTCACGTCATTATGGCCTGATatattattaaaaaattatGGGCAGCATGCACTATACCTGTTGGGAGATGAAACAAAAAGTCATATGGCTGGTACGCACAAAAGGTTAATGAAAGAAATTAAATTAATATGCAAGTATTGTAACGGCCAGCAGAAGTGAACCATCGCCTGTATTGGATGATGAACGGCTGCCTACCACTTGGATGGACAGATGTGTTGCCCGTGCAGGCGTGGTGAGTTGGGAGCGATAGGGGCAGGACGGAGGACCCCATGACATGGAGATGATGTGGACAGGTTGCATGTCAAGAGAAATACAATAAATGATAGATAGTGGATTGTGTTTATATAAGATATATAGATGCcttccctttctcttctcttcctGCTGTGCGAAACGGGGCACTCTGTATGTGTACGCCGATCTAATGGTTTTATGTGTGCTCTGATTGCTGCAGGtaagggaggaggaggtcggCGAGGATGTCGCACCGTAAATTCGAGCACCCGAGACATGGGTCCCTCGGCTACCTCCCTAGGAAGCGATCCTCCCGCCACCGCGGAAAGGATACGTGCTGCCACACCGATCCATTCGTCTGGTTACTTTGTGTTTTTGCTATAGCTTGTTTTTGCGATCGGGTTGTGGGGATTGAGTAAGAACTGCTTGGGCTGCCACACCGATCCATTAGTCTGGCTACTTTGTGTTTTCCACGTCGGTTCACTCTGTGTGGGTTTCGCGCAATCGGGCTGTGGGGATTGGGTATGAACTGCTCGAGTTGTCTCGTAGCTCACGTTTTGTGTTGTGTACCAGTACTCTGATTGTGTCATGCGTTGGGTAAATTTTCGAGACTGCTAATTGAGTAAAATTGCTGTCATTTTCAGATCTTAGATGCATTCAATGACTAGTATGTTGCAATTGGGATCGTGTCTGCTAGTGTTCTTGAACCACGGTGGTAGTTTATGTCAGTGTTTGCTGCAAACACTGAATGTGGAAATACTGTGGAAATACACTGTTGTGAAATTTTAGGTATCAGTGGTTCCAAATGGATGTATGGTCTTTAATATATTAGTTTACCTGTTGCTTCTGTGCAGTTCAATTAATGGGCATGATAATATGTGTCTGATGTGCCGATTCTCGTTTTCTGCAGTGAAGTCCTTCCCTAGGGATGACCCGAAGAAGCCCTGCCACCTCACTTCCTTCCTTGGTTACAAGGCTGGCATGACACATATCGTGCGTGAGGTCGAGAAGTCTGGCTCCAGTAAGTAAACTCTGTCAGAGGCAAggtttttaaagcggtaaggcgaggcgaggcgaggcgatagGGAGCCGCtcagtcgcctaggcgacgcctaggcgggctaaggcgagcCTTAAGTAAGGCGATGGGAAACCgtcttgtcgcctaggcgacgccttaaaaACCCTGGTCAGAGGAAGCAGCTTCTTTGAAATGTTCCCTTAAGAAAATGATTACTGTTGTTTTTGGAACTCAAGAATGCTACCTGATTATTCTATCCCCATATCTGGCCCTTGAGTTTTCCAATTCAaattattatttgtttgtaGTATGGGCTAATGGGTACGAGATGTAATCACCTTGTGTGATTTTGTGCAGAGCTCCACAAGAAGGAAACCTGTGAGCCTGTGACCATCATTGAGACCCCTCCTCTTGTcattgttggacttgtggcgtACGTTAAGACCCCACGTGGTCTGCGTACCCTCAACTCTGTCTGGGCCCAGCACCTTAGCGAAGAAGTAAGGAGAAGGTTCTACAAGAACTGGTGCAAGAGAAAGAAGAAGGCCTTCACCAAATATGCCCTCAAATACGACAGTGATGCAGGCAAGAAAGAAATCCAGTTGCAGCTTGAGAAGATGAAGAAGTATGCTTCAGTTGTCCGTGTTATCGCCCACACTCAGGTGATATTTGCATTCACTGTCATCACAGCTCAGTAATTTAGTATTTTACGGTGTTCTGTTCTCACATGCTCAACTGTTTCTGGTCTCAGATTAGAAAGATGAAGGGTTTGAAGCAGAAGAAGGCCCATCTCATGGAGATCCAGGTTAACGGTGGCACTATCGCAGACAAGGTTGACTATGGCTACAAGTTTTTTGAGAAGGAGGTGCCAGTGGATGCTGTCTTCCAGAAGGACGAAATGATTGACATCATTGGCGTCACCAAGGGTAAGGGGTATGAAGGTGTGGTAACCCGATGGGGTGTCACCCGCCTTCCCCGCAAGACCCACAGGGGTCTCCGCAAGGTGGCCTGCATCGGTGCCTGGCATCCTGCTAGGGTGTCATACACTGTTGCCCGAGCTGGTCAGAAT containing:
- the LOC120663686 gene encoding 60S ribosomal protein L3-like isoform X3; amino-acid sequence: MSVFAANTECGNTVEIHCCEILVKSFPRDDPKKPCHLTSFLGYKAGMTHIVREVEKSGSKLHKKETCEPVTIIETPPLVIVGLVAYVKTPRGLRTLNSVWAQHLSEEVRRRFYKNWCKRKKKAFTKYALKYDSDAGKKEIQLQLEKMKKYASVVRVIAHTQIRKMKGLKQKKAHLMEIQVNGGTIADKVDYGYKFFEKEVPVDAVFQKDEMIDIIGVTKGKGYEGVVTRWGVTRLPRKTHRGLRKVACIGAWHPARVSYTVARAGQNGYHHRTEINKKVYKIGKAGQESHDASTEFDRTEKDITPMGGFPHYGIVKGDYLMIKGGCVGPKKRVVTLRQSLMKQTSRVALEQINLKFVDTSSKFGHGRFQTTDEKQKFYGKIKTPIKA
- the LOC120663686 gene encoding 60S ribosomal protein L3-like isoform X1, which encodes MVFNILVYLLLLCSSINGHDNMCLMCRFSFSAVKSFPRDDPKKPCHLTSFLGYKAGMTHIVREVEKSGSKLHKKETCEPVTIIETPPLVIVGLVAYVKTPRGLRTLNSVWAQHLSEEVRRRFYKNWCKRKKKAFTKYALKYDSDAGKKEIQLQLEKMKKYASVVRVIAHTQIRKMKGLKQKKAHLMEIQVNGGTIADKVDYGYKFFEKEVPVDAVFQKDEMIDIIGVTKGKGYEGVVTRWGVTRLPRKTHRGLRKVACIGAWHPARVSYTVARAGQNGYHHRTEINKKVYKIGKAGQESHDASTEFDRTEKDITPMGGFPHYGIVKGDYLMIKGGCVGPKKRVVTLRQSLMKQTSRVALEQINLKFVDTSSKFGHGRFQTTDEKQKFYGKIKTPIKA
- the LOC120663686 gene encoding 60S ribosomal protein L3-like isoform X2, producing MSHRKFEHPRHGSLGYLPRKRSSRHRGKVKSFPRDDPKKPCHLTSFLGYKAGMTHIVREVEKSGSKLHKKETCEPVTIIETPPLVIVGLVAYVKTPRGLRTLNSVWAQHLSEEVRRRFYKNWCKRKKKAFTKYALKYDSDAGKKEIQLQLEKMKKYASVVRVIAHTQIRKMKGLKQKKAHLMEIQVNGGTIADKVDYGYKFFEKEVPVDAVFQKDEMIDIIGVTKGKGYEGVVTRWGVTRLPRKTHRGLRKVACIGAWHPARVSYTVARAGQNGYHHRTEINKKVYKIGKAGQESHDASTEFDRTEKDITPMGGFPHYGIVKGDYLMIKGGCVGPKKRVVTLRQSLMKQTSRVALEQINLKFVDTSSKFGHGRFQTTDEKQKFYGKIKTPIKA